GTCAAAGACCGTAATGATATCGTCAGCAAATCCATCATTATCCGCATCGCAATATTCTGCATGTGTTGCTGCTACTTTAAACCAAGTCGCCTCGTTGGGATCATCAGTTGTCAGTGCTCTTGCTGGAGTAATGATGATTAAAATGACGATAATGAATCCCAACACTAAGGTTCGTACTGGTGTTTTCAAAGGGGTCACTCCCTACAATAGATGTCTAACCTTACTTTTATTTCTTTTCTCGTTTATCCCATAATGGGTAATAATACAAACGTCAAAGAACTTATAAGTTCTTGCCTCTTTATACCATATAGAGGTAGCCCATCAGTGACCATTCATGCGACCGCACATGTTGCGCTCTTGCCACGACATGCAACAATGCATGTTGAATCAATAGATATCGTGAGAGAGTACAGCCACGATCGTACCTCGATACGAATCATTGTGCAGATTGTAGATGGCCGAGGGACTTTTGTCGTGAATGGGCGAGTACGTCTGATGTTCAGTTATGATGATACTTTACAGATTTATCGTGAGGCAACTACCGACTTCAATGGTCTTGCTGAATTCTATCTCTTTGATGTCCGGCGAGGGCCATGGTCGGTCTATGTTGCAGAACTTCACCACTCTTTTTACAAGCCTGATGAAGACTACAAGATGATAATTCGGCGAGTACTATTGTAAATTAAGTAGATCCTTAATTGGCTGCATCATCAGTATCTGTGTCGAGTATTTCTCATTAAATTTGAGGCCTCTTGGTAACTCCCCATATTCAACAAAACCAATCCTCTTGTATGCTGTACGAGCAACTGAATTTTCGTCCTCGACATTGACTGTCAGTAGTTCGGCACCACGCTGCGCAACGTGATGTGCAACTTCCTTGATCATGGCTTTTGCAACACATTGTTCTCGGTAGTCCTCATGAACCACGATTTGGAGTAGGTCCACTCTATGACGTTCCCCGTACCATCTGCCTCGAATTCCAATGCAGATCCCTATTGCACGCTCTCCATCCAAGGCCGTGATACTAATGACCTCCTCCTCTCCAGCTGCAAGCAATTCCTCACGTTGTTGCCGGACCACATCTACTGGTATATTATCAAAGAGACTATTTGCAATTGATGCTGCATGTTCTGGTCTATAAGGGGCAATACGAATCTGCGTTCCGTTGCGAACGGTGATGTTCACTGATATTACCTCCCTGATCGCATGCATCCTGACAGTTTAATACATAAAAAGAGCGGTCCTCAGTTGGACCGCATTCGGCTATCAGGTTGCTATAGTCTTCAAGAGATCTCTAATCTCTCGAAGCACGATCAAGATCTCATCTTGAAGCGAGTCCGCCATATTCGGTACTGGTGCTTCCTGAACCATGACTGGTTCAGTGGCAGTGCTGTAAGGCGTTCGGATCTTACGCAGTTCTTGTAAGATGAAGTCACGCAGTTCCTCAAAGAACACTATTCCCTCTAACTTTTCCTCAGGGCCCATTTGACTTGTCCCGGAATAGCCTGCGGTCTCAATTTCGACATTCCCAATCCCAAAGATGCGA
This Candidatus Thorarchaeota archaeon DNA region includes the following protein-coding sequences:
- a CDS encoding GNAT family N-acetyltransferase, yielding MNITVRNGTQIRIAPYRPEHAASIANSLFDNIPVDVVRQQREELLAAGEEEVISITALDGERAIGICIGIRGRWYGERHRVDLLQIVVHEDYREQCVAKAMIKEVAHHVAQRGAELLTVNVEDENSVARTAYKRIGFVEYGELPRGLKFNEKYSTQILMMQPIKDLLNLQ